The genomic interval TGGCCGGGTTGATTTTTGCCATCTTAGGAACAGGAATATGGCATATATTATCATGGGTATCTTTATTTGTACCTATTTATATCATGTGCAGGTATGGAAAGCAGTTTTTTGAATCTAACCTGTAAAAATGACCCACTAGCTTTCTGTCCAGTAAAGGTATAACATACACAGCAGACACCTATTATTAACAAAGCTC from Rhodocytophaga rosea carries:
- a CDS encoding VirB3 family type IV secretion system protein; translation: MTNNTYFKKVWGMPILLALITLAGLIFAILGTGIWHILSWVSLFVPIYIMCRYGKQFFESNL